In Drosophila simulans strain w501 chromosome X, Prin_Dsim_3.1, whole genome shotgun sequence, one DNA window encodes the following:
- the LOC6725514 gene encoding COMM domain-containing protein 3, with protein MDASPGSSSALNTDDEQTALISPTVVAGLKNLGAIISLPLTKLLIANSLKLTLHPDATIAPVPELYAKNAACAKQSEYAVVTLFALGTKHGWDGLQLRQQLEQLNLDAAAVDELSRVYEDSRKDLILRQLQIGHSFPHITDIQWRIVCDVKSSTSDCSTGAACFHINLGHFRQSSGERVTIVEFVCNAEELQSLINRLKEIERHCQQMAVV; from the exons ATGGACGCGTCGCCAGGAAGTTCCTCCGCCCTGAACACAGACGATGAGCAAACTGCCCTGATTTCCCCCACTGTGGTGGCCGGCTTAAAGAACCTGGGTGCCATCATTTCGCTGCCACTCACCAAACTGCTCATTGCCAACTCCTTGAAACTGACGCTCCATCCAGATGCCA CCATTGCTCCCGTGCCCGAGCTGTATGCCAAGAATGCCGCCTGCGCCAAACAGAGCGAGTACGCGGTGGTCACCCTCTTTGCCCTGGGCACCAAGCACGGCTGGGATGGCCTCCAACTgcgccagcagctggagcaactCAACCTCGATGCAGCTGCCGTGGACGAGCTGAGTCGCGTGTACGAGGACAGCCGCAAAGATCTGATTCTCCGCCAACTGCAAATAGGCCATAGTTTTCCGCACATTACCGACATCCAGTGGCGCATCGTGTGCGACGTGAAGTCCTCCACCTCTGACTGCAGCACGGGCGCGGCCTGCTTCCACATCAATCTGGGCCACTTCCGGCAGAGCAGCGGCGAGCGGGTGACCATCGTTGAGTTTGTCTGCAACGCCGAGGAGCTACAGTCGCTGATCAATCGTCTCAAGGAGATCGAGCGGCACTGCCAACAGATGGCCGTGGTCTAG
- the LOC6725515 gene encoding uncharacterized protein LOC6725515: MSRSLSRVLGTNWAPSLSFSHPIYRGTNTLNDLLRTKVSTTTIIPVATYSKRNGPPSDAGGFFKTVKSRDLDDDDELNSLESEPNWELTAERGNRFYLPNGVGPAWQGDSTTVGLVEPLGHLVNFFKGPNTDKSRLEFTCQNCPLLIRLPLLELFPVPVVAQQCTNITMLVLSHEGDIEMGAAKFVLAAREMCDRLLSYGYWADFINPFSGRPYFLPREGVNLYRQDSRFRGLNMRMSEQNRCTVISAEENDSTRFSGTIYTTAPNHYGQLLKLILPQSHKAAQ, from the exons ATGTCTCGATCATTGAGTCGCGTATTGGGTACCAACTGGGCGCCATCCCTGTCCTTTTCACATCCCATATATCGGGGAACCAACACACTGAACGATCTACTGCGCACCAAGGTGTCCACCACGACCATCATTCCGGTGGCTACATACTCCAAGCGTAATGGCCCACCGTCGGATGCCGGCGGATTCTTCAAAACCGTTAAGTCGCGGGAcctcgacgacgacgatgagcTGAATAGTTTGGAGAGCGAGCCCAACTGGGAACTGACCGCCGAAAGGGGCAATCGCTTCTATCTGCCAAATGGCGTAGGGCCTGCCTGGCAGGGCGACAGCACCACCGTCGGTCTGGTCGAGCCGCTTGGCCACCTGGTCAACTTTTTCAAGGGTCCCAATACGGACAAATCGCGCCTGGAATTCACCTGCCAAAATTGTCCCTTGCTTATCCGCTTGCCGCTCTTGGAGCTCTTCCCGGTACCCGTCGTCGCACAGCAGTGCACAAACATCACCATGCTTGTTCTCAGCCACGAAGGAGACATCGAAATGGGCGCCGCCAAG TTTGTGCTGGCAGCGCGTGAGATGTGCGATCGCCTGCTATCGTACGGCTACTGGGCGGACTTCATCAATCCGTTTAGCGGACGGCCTTATTTTCTACCGCGGGAAGGGGTTAATCTGTACAGGCAGGACTCGCGCTTCCGTGGTCTAAACATGCGGATGTCGGAACAGAACCGTTGCACAGTGATTTCCGCTGAGGAGAACGACAGCACCCGCTTCTCGGGCACCATCTACACCACAGCGCCGAATCACTATGGGCAGCTGCTGAAGCTGATTTTGCCGCAGTCGCACAAGGCTGCCCAATGA